In Chrysiogenia bacterium, the genomic window AGGCCGGGACGCCGAAGGCGGGCCTGCTGGGGATGGCGGCGGCGTGGCTGGCGCGCGTTCCGGTGCGCGTCTATACGCTGCATGGGTTGCGGCTCGAGACTGCTCGCGGACCATTGCGATTGGCGCTCGCGGCGGCGGAGCGGCTCTCGATGCGGCTGGCGCATCGCGTGCTGTGCGTAAGTCCAAGCCTACTGGAGCACGCCGAGGAGCTGCGGCTGCTGCCCTCCGGCAAAGGGACGGTCGCGGCCTCGGGCAGCGCGAACGGCGTCGACTCAAGCCGCTTCGATGCGGCGTTTCGGCGTCCGCCGGGCTCGCGCGTGATCGGGTTTGTGGGCCGGCTGACGCGCGACAAGGGCGTCGAAGAGCTTTACACGGCGTTCTGTCTCTTGCGCGAGACGTTTCCTGGACTCAAGCTCTTGCTGCTGGGCGACTTCGAGGCGGGCGATCCGGTGGGCCCGAAGGTCCGTCGAGCGATCGAGTGCGATA contains:
- a CDS encoding glycosyltransferase — its product is MGSRLRRIAFAADLLHDVSDARPHIVFLLTSPLAPPRMLAGQCRFLMGKGFRVTVVTAPGPDLEAFGREEGVEVAAVEMAREPSLRADLRSFVGLYKLLRRLRPDVVEAGTPKAGLLGMAAAWLARVPVRVYTLHGLRLETARGPLRLALAAAERLSMRLAHRVLCVSPSLLEHAEELRLLPSGKGTVAASGSANGVDSSRFDAAFRRPPGSRVIGFVGRLTRDKGVEELYTAFCLLRETFPGLKLLLLGDFEAGDPVGPKVRRAIECDTDVARPGFVDDPAPFYADLDILALPSYREGLPGVALEAAAAGRP